The nucleotide window GGTTCAATACCAAGGTTTTTGGCTAACCCCTAATGCAGCTTTGAAAAATTTGATGTGGGTCCAAGACCACTTCAAGCCTCGACCCACCGATATTTTCTTAGCCTCCTTTCCGAAAAGCGGCACCACTTGGCTCAAGGCACTTATTTTCGCCACCGTCAACCGCACCCGCTATGGTTTTGCCGACCACCCTTTGCTCACCACTGGCCCTCACGATTGCTTCCCTTTCTTGGATGCTCACTTACAGGAAAAAGATCGGTCTCGTTTCGATCTTGATAGGTTTCCTTCACCACGTCTTCTTTCAATTCATATCCCTTACATTTTGTTACCAAATTCCATGACTGATCATCAAAGTTGTAGGTTCGTTTACATCTGTAGGGACCCTAAAGATGTGCTTGTTTCGAAATGGTTATTTTTGAACAAGTTGAGGCCAAAAGAATTTCCACCCATTTCACTTGAGGAAGCATTTGAGTTGTTTTGCCAAGGGATATCTCATTATGGACCTTTTTGGGATCATGTTTTAGGGTATTGGGAAGCTAGCTTAGAAACCCCAGAAAAGATATTGTTCTTGAAGTATGAAGATTTGAAGAAGGAGCCTCTTGTTGTTGTTAAGAGATTAGGTGATTTTCTTGGTTACCCTTTTTCATTAGAGGAAGAAAGTAAAGGAGTGGTTGAAGAAATAGTAAAGCTATGTAGTTTTGAGAATTTGAGCACTTTAGAAGTGAATAAAGTAAGTGTACAAAAGTTCAGCAAAGATACCATAATTGATAATCAGCATTTTTTTAGAAAGGGAAAGGTTGGAGATTGGAAGAGTTATTTGACAACTGAGATGGTAGAACGTTTAGATGAAATAACATATGAGAAGTTACTTGGTTCCGGATTGGTATTTGGCAGTTAATTTCCCAATTTAATTTACTTGCTATTCAAAATTTGTTGGTATCTTTTATACATGTTTTACTATCTGTGTTTGTTGGTTCTAATAATGTCGTTTCTACATTTTTCTCTTAAAAGTACAATGTATTATTGCACCAACACTTGTTGGTTAGTTGGTAgtcattatttacaatttagggttgtaatttttttttttaagttaaaatatgttataagtcaATGCACTAGTTGTAAATTTGAAAATTAGTTTATTTACTTTTTGAGTTCAAAATTTAAGTCCAATAATtaatactattaaaattattttgttaattgATTCATCACAACTTTTTTTTTGTTACATTACTATCAAGTGATTTTTTGTAAATGTCacaacaaatttaataaaaaaatagcaaagtaaacaattaaacttaaattttaaaattaaaaaaactaaattcttaaaaattataTACAAGGATTAAATTCTAGATTCGTGAAAAATAAATTAGtgacatattttaattttttaataagaaAATGATAGTAGTCCTTGAAAATGCATGAATTTATCCTCGCAAGGTGAGTTTCATTTTCAATAATTGTAGCAATTTCCAATTTTCTTGGTAGTTTAGCTCCAAGGTTTTCTTTTACGTGCGGtttgtgttatttttttttaGTGTAGGTACCAATGTTGTCTTAATTGGATTGGTCGATTGAGTTTGAAATCAGTTGAGGTATCGATTTAGAATAAGGCTTTGAATTGGTTAACTTGAAAATTGATACGAATTAGTTAAACCcaataaaaaatcaaattgaattgagtggttaaattaattttttgaatttctaaaatttttttaatcGGATTGGTTGAATCGATCAAACCAATAAACTGATAACTTAATTGGTTTAACCATAACATAGAATAAGAAATTCCTAATTTTTCATAGCATCTCGCAACTGAGTAAATTTAGTTAATCACTAGGACCGTAAATTTCATGattaattttttgaaataattaaatataatcatGAAGAAGAAAATTGTAATACCCCCTACCAGTATtcattgtcggaatagggtacgaggcaataccggagtttacgaattaattttaaaatttttttactcaatatagcccctttatagatatctaaccttccctgcaaattttaaaccgagaccaatccacatcaaccaatccaattcaacatatttcaagatagattcatgcatatttataagataacatcatcacatgccaaaaccaagatttgttagccataccaatgactgaccttacattcatttcattttaacatttactttattagtttatacatgccattgatttccaaaataaagtttctttatataccgaagtcttgaggttgatagtgtgatgtatcTCCGAccgaatccgacctccgagctcttaacactacaaaactggggaaaaggaaacagggtaagcactttttgcttagtaagctcatgtaacaagaattatacttacctaatattttcaatacaatgcaataaacattcaaatatccattcaatgcattattaccctaacatgcacacactacaggaaaatagggctttagcggcgtttttagtggcgtttgaacAAAAAACGCGGCAAATATTTTACATTAGCGACGTTTGCAATAAAACGCAAGAAAAATAGAAACAATAGCGTTTTTTTatccaaacgccgctaaaaactgagcaatagcGGTGTTTTTGgcccaaacgccgctaaaaactgtacaatagcggcgcttttggaaaaacgccgctataggtcgaggttttagcggcgcttctggaaaaacgccgctataggccgaggttttagcggcgcttttggaaaaacgccgctataggccgATGTTTTAGAAGCGCTTCtggaaaaacgccgcaaaaaaagtAATTTAGTTTATGGGTTATGGTTTAGTGTTTAGGGCCTAGAGTTTAGGATTTGAGATTTGGGGTTTAGAATTTAGAGGTAAATATGGTAAACTACTTAACTTGtgtatcttggattttttttataatataaatctaaataagataaatataaattattattttaaaaaataggtACATATATATGTTTTAGGGGTTATGCTATTAGGGATTAGAGGTTATgattaatgataaaaaattaatttattttagagtTTTGGTAAGCATTAAGATTCTATTTGAATTACTTTTGTcccttgttatatatatatatattaaacttctaatatatattaagattataatatatatttagggtgtaagtttaggttaagggtttaaggaaatgATACTATTAGCTAGCTAGAAATTAATCAAGAACATTTGGATTTTACTAAGATTCAAGCTATTTTGTATATactcatattatttaatataagaatataaacatatatacatgtgtgttttaatttgtactacactaacattgGCCACACGAATTCCAAAAAATATGTCTACTGAatattatggtttagggttaacaGTTTTAAAGTACACtttatagtttgggctttatgttctaggagttatggttggtttaggggttaccgaatggttttggggtttaaggtttggggttaggggtttTGTGTTTGTGGTccaaggtttagggtttaaggtttagagtctgaagtttagggttttaaatttagagtataattttggattttaatgtagaagataaatgtatataagataaatatatataaattattattttaaaaatatataaatatatatatgaaaagtggtttagtgtgcaattgtgtacatgaactgtaatttgatctagatcttgtaaaatatttaattaattttgatataataaatagcatcatgtttttatttaattaatttatatgcatacataatatgtattttaaaatgtgtattaaatcaaaataaaattttaactatagtTAGGGTTTAATTAGAGTGTAAGTTTATAGTTTGAGGTTTAAAGTTTAAGGTATATTATTATTGAAGACTGAACcaatatttagaattttatgatATTCTTGCAATTTGTACTAAACCTAATATATTGAagattgaaatatatattttgtacatcacaagaacattatttagatataatttaaaagaaattctaaatatatatagttttaaattttgatcaatttttataaaatattcacgtattagtggcgtttatacataaaacgccgcaaaagataggaaatagcggcgtttttttagaaAACGCCATAAAACTTCAATATACATTAGAGTAAAACGGCATCGTTTCCTCTGAATAGTAgcggctttagcggcgtttctaaTATAAACGCCACAACTCGTATTAGAACGGTGTCGTTTTGTTGTGTAGATAAAAGGGCGTTAGTGGCCTTTactgaaaacgccgcaaaagggcTCATTACCGGCGCGTTTCTGAAAACGccacaaaatttccttatttgaaacggtgtcgttttttCTCTCCTGTGGTTTATTCCCTTTAACCGAAATCAGTTTCGATTTTTGCTAAGTAATTTTCCCCCATTTCGTCTCTTCCTTCCCTAAATCCTAAAACAGaaaaccctctttcttttcccCAAATCATCCCTAATTCCCCAAACCCAAATCCCTAACATTTTTTCCAAGTCCCTTCTTTTCCCTTAATCTGTCCCCCATCCCCAAATCCCTAATTATTTTCCCTTTCCTCTCGTCGACGGTGATATGCTTCATATTTAGGGTTTTAGCCCAATGATCATCAATGAAAAACATACAAGAAGAAAGCCCTATCGATTCATTTTATCGACAAATCGGGGTTAGTTGATTCGTACAAAGCTCAATTTCAATGTTATAAAAAGTAGCAAAGCACTTCTCTCTCGATCGATTTCGTCGAACCGAACCGAAGAGCCAACTCTTCATACGTCAACTATACACCGATCGATCCCAAACTTTCGTAACGCTAAGCCATATCGCTTTTTTCTTTCACTTTATTCGTTGGGTCCTTGAAGCTTCAACaagatttcttttctttctttaaaatATCGTCAATGATGAACTGGCGGTAAGGTCAGCCTATTGAATTCGAAAATATTACTTAAACCAAAAGTCACCTTATAGAACACTGAAtttagttcaactatggtctaaACCAATTAATCTAATCCTTCAGTTTTTGTGTGTTAAAGCAACTCAACTTTCGTACTTGGGgcgtttgttttgttttgttttattttccttgtgtggttttgtttgtttgttttttcatGTATtacttgcctttttttttttggtttgaaaTGGTTTGAAATGGGTTTGATCTGGATGGTTATACCCTTGTTTTAAGTAAACCCAATACCGGGTCTGGTGTTTCTAGTGCTCTTTTTAACTTAACCACCACAATTATTGATGCTGGAATCATGGCTTTAGCTGCTACTATGAAGGTTCTGGGACTTGTTTTAGGGAATTTTTTGGATAAACCTGGTTGGGATTTTGTCTGAAATTAGTGTCGAGATGTTGATTAGGTTTGCAGTTTCTTGTAAAGCTAGATCTTATGGGGAAGTTGTGCAAATTGCAATGGGGAGAACTACTAGGGTTTTGTCTGAGATTTGCATAATTGTCAAAATGCAGGTGTCCTGATagtttatttgattattatgggtGATGTTATGTCTGGTTCGGTTCGTCATATTGGGGTTTCGATAAGTGGTTAGGACATATTTTTTAGGATCATAGGAAGTTATTGGTTTTGGTTGTTATGGTTGTTTTTCTTGCTCCACTTTGCGTGTTAGATAGGATTGATTCATTGAGCATGACTTGGTACGCTTCGGTAGCTCTCACTGTTGTTTTCGTTGTGGTTTGCTTTGTTTGTTGCATTCATTAAGCTTATTGAGGGGAAGATAGAGGCTCCAAGGATGAGCCCAGATTTTACGTTCCCTGATTAAGCTTATTGGATCTACTATGATCCCAAATATATGGACAGCTTTCAAATTTACTAGAGCAACAATAGCTGTTTCCTTAGGTTTTACGTTCCTCGCTCTAATTGCATTGAGGATAAGTCGACAAGAAGAGAGCATGAGCTTGAGCGAGTAGAAAAATTTTTGTCGTGGTTAATGTTAATCTGGTTGTGATAGTTAGCATTCTTTGGGATAATAGGAAATATTTATACCAAATTGCAATGATAATATGTATACAATGTAACTTACTGTCTTTTAATGGAATTGAGCTTGGTCCTATTTCTCCTCACAATGGTCTTCATTAGGGTGACTGTTACTTACTGTCTTTCCCTAGAATTTTAACGATGATTTTTAGTGGAAAATCCTGCAACTTCGGTTATTCCAACAAAACCAGCCCTTTGTCCCTTATTTGTCTCTCTTTATATTTTTCTCTGTTTTTTACTTAATTCGGATTTTTAATTTTCGTTCTCATGATACCATTGTTGACGTAGCTTTATTTTTAGTAATTCTTGTAGcttctattttttttatcattttatttgtttattcccaCCTGTTATTagcaaatataattaatattatatcaatCATTAAATATTGTTTATTTTAGAACTCATTTGATTGTTTTGTCGACCGAAATGCACTTACATTCTTCAAATGCAATGAGTAGGGAAGTCTCTCGACATTATTAGAGATCAATCCCAAGCATCTCCAAATAAACCCTCAAGAAAACATTTCCAATTCAATCAAGGTAAACATTGTCTTCCCTAACATTTATGTTTCTTTCAACATGTTTTTCCATTTATgttttttatgtttatgatgAAAGATTCAACATCTCTAGAAACTGAATCATACATTTTTTCTGCTAGGATTAGCAATCTAGTTGAATCATGTAGAAGCTTACTTATCTTTTATTTGCAAGAAACAGATTTAGGTAATGGAAGATGTATGCCTGTGTGTTTGTGtctctatatatgtatgtatttggtaCTAGATGAAAGCTTTACTCCAGTTTTGAAATATAGACCAGGTTTTGCATACATTGATCATTTTCTGGCTCTTTTCCTTCGAATACATGGTTCTCTTGAAACTAAATGCTCAGGTACTTTTTGCATATTCTGTGattcttattagataagttataaatcaacaGTTATGTTAGTTTTGATCAAGGCCTCTGTAAACATAAAGTTGGTATTCTggttaggagaagttaatgtttatgagttttgtggagtatgattctGCACATGCAAAGTTGGTGTGTTTAAAGctgtgcattttcatgtttacatactaatggtgattccatttttgttttttagatgttcttttggtttgttttcatgtttctatccaacttatgtgtttaCTGTGCAGTTTTGCCATATTTTGCTAAGGTGTATAGCTTCATTGGCAGTGTCTTTGATCCTGGTACAAGTGGGCACTTGCAAAACTGATATAggtaaagtttttatatttgcttaaactgaaatatatttggtgctactcttataatcttacatctgttctaggtactatcgagcacctgaattaatatttggtgcaactaaatacaccacagccaTTGGCATTTGTTCTAGGTACGTACAAGTTTCGTTGCTAAAATTTTTcgttatttctatgcattttcactttaaattacataatacataattCTTTTTTGACTCCAGCCTCTGTTtgctggtgagagtggagtagaccaggtacgttttattaaggtagtctttatttcaaaattctaatcaataatagttttatcatgatgattttggaaaaattaatattttggggttgcgattttgtaaagatttaattgCTAGTTCTGTTTGAAGTAGaactattttgtttccaaattaattttaaatatttggttgaacttaattattatttgattcaacttaagtatgaataggtatgaattaattttattaccgtgtagcttgcttgtccattaaaattacaacaatagtgactttctctccaaccttattttaaatattttaaagattcaaagtatataggttgaaaACTCGACGGGTtaccttatatcgagtgcaagatataatggatcctcctaggtgtaacaacgccacgtatgatgaatcttaaaaattcaaaaagacttgaaaaaattctatcgagctcatttactattgaatatttatataaccttaatttatttccaatttacttataaaaattaaactacgattctttttgatattattatattcaaattactattttttataataataatgttttattttaatatttaatatttttaaatttctttaaaagttataactactttttatcaaaattacaacaatacgACCttatctccaaccttattttaaatattttaaaattcaaagtatataaatttggaaacagacgggttgccttatatcgagtgcaagatataatggatcctcctaggtgtaacaacgccacgtatgatgaatcttaaaaattcaaaagacttgaaaaagttctatcgagctcatttactattgaatatttatataaccttaatttatttccaatttacttataaaattaAACTACAATTCTTTTTGattttattatattcaaattactattttttatattaataatgttttattttaatatttaatatttttaaatttctttaaaagttataactactttttatcaaaattacaacaatacctgaccttctctccaaccttattttaaatattttaaagattcaaagtatataggttggaaacctgacgggttgccttatatcgagctgcaagatataatggatcctccctaggtgtaacaacgccacgtatgatgaatcttaaaaaatttgtatgtttcaatttaatatgtcccatctaatatacaaatatttaataaaatattttatatagtttttaacttaaatttaaattattattgaaatattctcgtccgttttatcacaaatattattctccgttttatcacaaatattatcttccgttttaccatttaagttaaacttttattcaaactaaatcatagcttttaAGCTAAATACGGATGTCCACACGATTGCTTTAAtatgtacttaagaaaagatgacttgtaaaacataaattaaattaagtgtggactattttaactgcacatgtgatttgtcaaataaaagcgaacgacatgtatattatttaattaaaataatttttataaatattatttaattaaatattatttaatcccgCTACTTACCTGTAGATACTTGATAtttgatatgtattatccatgtgattttccacatcgtgaaataaaaacttacataatacataaatatatttgatatcataatttacataacttatataacatatataacttacataacttatataacatacataacttatataacttatataacttagataaatatataacttacataacttacataatacttaaatatattttatatcataatttacataacttacataacttatataacttagataaatatataatttacataaatatatatcatatcatacataactagtttactaaatttacttaacttacataatacataaatctatAGTCGAAAATCCGCAACTTGCCTAAATTAGTTTATACCCATTAGAGACTTGATATTTAgtataatgatatgatttaaatcaattgagaacatttaagtaacgtaatatgttgtcaactttaaatttcaagaactacaaaatggataggagttggatgaaattgtcaagggtaagcaatgcctatcaaaatggagtacaaacttttctaaattttgcatttcaaaatgcaagccaagagaatatgattctttgtccgtgtaagaagtgtggcaacatctctggcattttcgtgaagttgtctcgaacatctaattgttgatggctttattcggggtataaaaatggattttccatggagagtgtacatctagtggaacttcttcaacgattaatccgacttatccgaTCTCGATTACCATcaagtatgttagacaagatgacatggaagatatgttgcgggatgcatttaatatacgtagtcatggtgagcaatcgtttccacctgactttattatATCTGAGGATTGTAATATTACTGGAAATGTTTtttgcgaaacgggaacaagtgcacctaatgaggagccaaacgaagaagcggctaagttctacaatttacttaatgaaatgaatgaagaactttacgagggatcaaaatattcgaaattgtccttctgcattcgtctatttcacttaaaatgtttgggagggtggaccggaaactcttttacaatgtcTGCTAGAGTTTCTAAGAGATGTTTCACACAAAATTCCCAGTCTTGTCAAgacatgaagagactaataaaagatttgggccttgggtacgataaaattcatagttgcccaaatgacgcaTGTTGTCTTGGGTGATCGGAAAAACCAacaatcttgtcatgtttgcggtaagtctcgttggatgaatagtaatacgaagatgtgaatacggatgaaggtggggcacgaTTAAGAAAGAAGCCACCAAGGTCTTGGGATATTTTCCccgataccaagacttcaaaggcttttcatgtcctcaAAGACAGTAGAATCTATGaagtggcataatgatcaacggaccgatgatggattattaagacatcctgcgattctttagcttggaaatcatttgacaagaatttccaagctttgcaagcgatcctcgaatgtgaggcttgggctagcggtgatggctttaatccatttaaaatcatgagtacttcgtgaCAATGCCTTGGCccgtagtgcttgttccttacaatttgcctccatggatttgcatgaagcaatcttcatttattttatcaatgattatcctcAGTAAagaaaggtcccggaaatgatattgacatctatttgcagccacttattgaagagttaaaacaattatggtcgggtgttgagacatatgatgtattgagaaaggagaactttaatttatgtgccgctttattgtggacaattaatgatttcccggcttatgctaatttatcgggttggagtactaaaggacgttatgcttgtccttgttgtctttaaacttgttcgaagtggttttacaatgggaagaagttctcttacatgggccatcgtcggtggttagatggaaatcataaatttagatttcagaggactctatttgacgaTACTGAAGAGTACAGAGAAGCTCCTCAGcagaccgttggatctgaaatcttgtttatgttaaaagatatcaactttagttatgggaagatgaatcaaccacctaacacgAGATCAAAGAGAatatcgagggatgaatctgatgatgaatctgacgaagaggatgatcctaatgaggcagacttgtggaaaaaaagaagtattttttttgcGTTACCTTATTAGGAGCATAATATTTTAcgtcacaatcttgatgtcatgcatattgaaaagaatgtctgtgagaacataattgggacaattttgaatgtcgatggaaaatcaaaagacaatcttcagagtcgacttgatttagttgacatgagaattcggcgtgatcttcatcctcaagaacttccgaatgggaaatatcggttgccgccttctattttttcaatgtcaaaggaagagaaagaggtgttttatatggtgttgaaggatataaaggtcccagatgcgtatgcgtcaaatatatctcgatgtgtgagtcttaaagatcgaagattatattcattaaaatcacatgattaccacatcttgatgcaagatttactcccagttgctttacggtgctgcatgtcaaaaaatgtgacgtcctgtataattgaactatccaatataatgaaagctatttgtggcaaagttttggatattgaagaacttaagaaagtacaggatcgagctgctttgactttatgcaatttggagaagatctttccaccttccttcttcactattatggtgcacttggtaatctatctccctcacgaagcaatacttggtggaccgttttttatcgatggatgtatccaatagaaaggtgctaatttatttgtcaagtatttatttattcgcgtctatacatttagttacaacttttgataaatattgtatatcgtgtttaggttcctaagcaaattgaaatcttattgtcacaataagcgttatccagaaggatcaattgctgaaggctacttggcagaggagtgcatgacgttcgttctagatatttagaagatgttgaaacacgattgaatagaccaaatagaaatgtttggctcaatgatcataacttggcgaaacttatttattccaaagttatggagaaccaatcggcaaagttgaaattgcgaattagatgatatatcgtggatacaagcacatcgatatgtacttttcaccacgatttagttgaaccgttacgcaagtaagttctaaaatttcctcacatatttgtcgtttgatttgtttatcttctaaccaaatacacttatttttaacatagtgagtacaaacaaattttgagatctcgcaCGCTCTCAAGAttgcaacatcgagagattaataagttattcacgaatcttttcatgaatggttaagtcaaacggtatgtaactaaagttaataagttacatataatcccgaaatttagttaattattcaatttactttcgattcaataggtttggagtggaaaggacatcaatgacgaagttaaatggctttcccaaggtccgaacagaataataaaaagatatagtgccttcctcatcaatggttacagatttcatacaaagtatcgtgagagaatgaggagaactcaaaattgtggagttgttgttaattcttcaattacaagttatgctagtgctagggacagtaatccagttgagggtaatgtggagtattacggacttattaccgacattattgagttggattactatggcagatggaaagttgccttatttcgatgtgattgggctgatgttaatctTTCGAGGAATTAaagaagatcaatttggttttacaatgttgaatttctctcgcttgattcacactggacaacaattgatggacgagccatatgtattttcctctcaagtgaaacaagttttttattcgaaagatccaactgatgagggttggtatgttgtactccggaacacccctagagacttgtttgaaatgggtaatagaagtagagatgacatcgtcgaaagatcagaaacattaccttttccagaacaaaacttagatgaaaatatccctagtactaatacacaacatcaataggttcgacatgatgtggatgaagatatttactgaataatgatgtagtaagattttacaatttttaattatatgtaatattataattttaatctttgtcatgttatataatttaactattttatatgtactactattgttgtaatttgttactaaaactttaattattttatgtgtattgcaggaaaaatgcgtagaagaagagtacgagatttaagtattgtccgaatactccaaattcgaaagaaagaaatagtgaacagcagacaggttgttggatcttgaatgtgcggagacacttgatgagctgaagaatttcaaagtaatattatgttcattttacatgtgttgacttttattattgaattatttgtcaattttaatataataatagtatatcatttttcagctAAAAGTGGTGGGACTCATGAGAGTTCGAGGACGACGCTActtagagatttatacgacttagatcctgTCGGCGTGTTAAAGcaagtagaa belongs to Gossypium arboreum isolate Shixiya-1 chromosome 7, ASM2569848v2, whole genome shotgun sequence and includes:
- the LOC108485901 gene encoding flavonol sulfotransferase-like — its product is MAAFQPSLECENISNIHSDQTDSDLIQKTDERYRETLPNLPKGKGWMTEHLVQYQGFWLTPNAALKNLMWVQDHFKPRPTDIFLASFPKSGTTWLKALIFATVNRTRYGFADHPLLTTGPHDCFPFLDAHLQEKDRSRFDLDRFPSPRLLSIHIPYILLPNSMTDHQSCRFVYICRDPKDVLVSKWLFLNKLRPKEFPPISLEEAFELFCQGISHYGPFWDHVLGYWEASLETPEKILFLKYEDLKKEPLVVVKRLGDFLGYPFSLEEESKGVVEEIVKLCSFENLSTLEVNKVSVQKFSKDTIIDNQHFFRKGKVGDWKSYLTTEMVERLDEITYEKLLGSGLVFGS